The Cetobacterium sp. ZOR0034 genome has a segment encoding these proteins:
- a CDS encoding NAD(P)/FAD-dependent oxidoreductase: MRYDVVVIGGGPAGLAAAKSAYENGAKNIVILERDKELGGILQQCIHNGFGLHRFKEELTGPEYAQKYIEFVKQYPIEIKLETMVLNISKERVISMINPIDGYQEIEASSVILAMGCRERTRGAIAIPGERPSGIFTAGAAQRYINMEGYMVGKKAVILGSGDIGLIMARRLTLEGAKVEAVVELMPFSGGLNRNIVQCLDDFDIPLLLSHTVIDVKGKDRLEKVVVAKVDENKKPIPGTEIHYDCDTLLLSVGLIPENDLSKEAGVILDNRTSGPIVSNSMETSIPGVFACGNVVHVHDLVDFVSEEGERAGKFAACYIAEENCKIENVSNLKNGDGIVYTVPQVINLDNLQNKLEIFMRVNNVYKNKKIVIREGDNVIASFKRAHLAPGEMEKVLLPEVLLKRISKDIIIELQEA, translated from the coding sequence ATGAGATATGATGTTGTTGTTATAGGTGGAGGTCCCGCTGGTCTTGCAGCTGCTAAGTCAGCTTATGAAAATGGCGCTAAAAATATTGTAATTCTAGAAAGAGATAAAGAGTTAGGTGGTATTTTACAACAATGTATTCATAATGGATTTGGTCTTCATAGATTCAAAGAGGAGTTAACTGGTCCTGAATACGCTCAAAAATATATTGAATTTGTTAAACAATACCCGATTGAAATAAAATTAGAAACTATGGTATTAAATATATCTAAAGAGAGAGTTATCTCTATGATTAACCCTATCGACGGTTACCAAGAGATTGAAGCTAGCTCTGTTATCCTAGCTATGGGATGTAGAGAGAGAACTAGAGGTGCAATAGCCATCCCTGGAGAAAGACCTTCCGGAATATTTACAGCTGGAGCTGCTCAAAGATACATAAATATGGAAGGATATATGGTTGGAAAAAAAGCAGTCATCCTTGGAAGTGGAGATATTGGACTTATTATGGCAAGACGTCTAACTTTAGAAGGAGCTAAAGTTGAGGCTGTTGTTGAACTTATGCCATTTTCTGGTGGACTAAACAGAAACATTGTTCAATGTCTTGATGATTTTGATATCCCTTTACTCCTATCTCATACAGTTATCGATGTTAAAGGAAAGGATAGATTAGAAAAAGTTGTTGTTGCTAAAGTAGATGAAAATAAAAAACCAATTCCTGGAACAGAGATTCATTACGACTGCGACACTTTACTTCTTTCTGTTGGATTGATTCCAGAAAACGACCTTTCAAAAGAAGCTGGAGTTATTCTAGACAATAGAACTAGCGGTCCTATTGTTAGTAACTCAATGGAAACAAGTATTCCTGGTGTATTTGCCTGTGGAAATGTTGTTCATGTTCATGATTTAGTTGACTTTGTAAGTGAAGAGGGTGAAAGAGCTGGAAAGTTCGCTGCATGTTACATTGCAGAAGAGAATTGTAAGATAGAGAATGTTTCAAATCTTAAAAATGGAGATGGAATTGTTTATACTGTTCCACAAGTTATTAATTTAGATAATCTACAAAACAAACTTGAAATTTTTATGAGAGTTAATAATGTCTATAAAAATAAAAAAATTGTGATTCGAGAGGGTGACAATGTAATTGCAAGTTTTAAAAGAGCTCATCTAGCTCCTGGAGAGATGGAAAAAGTTCTGTTACCAGAAGTTTTATTGAAGAGAATTTCTAAAGATATTATTATAGAGCTACAGGAGGCTTAA
- a CDS encoding NAD(P)/FAD-dependent oxidoreductase, with protein sequence MYDILIIGAGIVGTGIARELSKYKLKVAILEKDTDVSNETTKANSAIVHGGYDAKEGSLMAKLNVLGNSLYEDLCNELSVPFKRNGSLVLAFNEEEAEHLNVLYNRGIINKVPGLSIITQEKLRELEPNVDDKAIAALHCASAGIVSPWEFAEALIDNAVENDVDLFLNTTVKNIVKKDEVFDVHTDSGIFHTKYIFNCAGVHADLIHNMIAPESFKILPRKGEYFVLDKNQGKRVNQTVFQCPSKLGKGILVTPTVHGNLLVGPDAQDIDNRYDVSTATDRLEYIKFKGSHSIKDINFRENIRTFAGIRAESDRGDFIVEESSVKGFFDIAGIKSPGLSAAPAITLAAIELLKNSGATLSPKDNFIAPRKHTLFMHLSAEEKAKKIAEDDRFGRMICRCEMITEGEIVEAIHRPVKATTMDAVKRRCRPGSGRCQGGFCGPRVQEIIARELNKDIKDVILDKANSYILTEELKK encoded by the coding sequence GTTGGAACTGGTATCGCAAGAGAGCTTTCTAAGTATAAACTTAAAGTTGCAATTTTAGAAAAAGATACAGATGTATCTAATGAAACAACAAAAGCCAATAGTGCTATAGTACACGGTGGATACGATGCTAAAGAGGGATCACTTATGGCAAAATTAAATGTTTTAGGTAACTCTTTATATGAAGATTTGTGCAATGAGCTTTCTGTTCCATTCAAGCGTAACGGTTCGCTTGTTTTAGCATTCAATGAAGAAGAGGCAGAACATTTAAATGTTCTTTACAATAGAGGTATCATAAATAAAGTTCCTGGCCTAAGTATTATCACTCAAGAAAAACTAAGAGAATTAGAACCAAATGTGGATGATAAAGCTATTGCTGCTCTTCATTGTGCTTCAGCAGGAATCGTTTCTCCTTGGGAGTTTGCAGAAGCTCTTATAGATAATGCTGTTGAAAACGACGTAGATCTTTTCCTAAATACAACAGTTAAAAATATCGTAAAAAAGGATGAAGTTTTCGATGTTCACACTGATAGTGGAATATTCCACACTAAATATATTTTCAACTGTGCTGGTGTTCATGCAGATTTAATTCATAACATGATTGCTCCTGAATCATTTAAAATTCTACCAAGAAAAGGGGAATATTTTGTTCTTGATAAAAATCAAGGAAAAAGAGTTAATCAAACAGTTTTCCAATGTCCTTCAAAATTAGGAAAAGGTATTTTAGTTACTCCAACTGTTCACGGAAATCTTTTAGTTGGCCCTGATGCTCAAGATATAGATAATAGATATGATGTTTCAACTGCAACTGACAGACTTGAATATATTAAGTTCAAAGGTAGTCACTCTATTAAAGATATCAACTTTAGAGAAAATATAAGAACTTTTGCTGGAATAAGAGCTGAATCTGATAGAGGTGATTTTATAGTTGAAGAGTCTTCTGTAAAAGGTTTCTTTGATATCGCTGGTATAAAATCTCCAGGGCTTTCTGCTGCTCCTGCTATAACTCTAGCAGCGATAGAGCTATTAAAAAATTCAGGTGCTACTCTTTCACCAAAAGATAATTTTATAGCTCCAAGAAAACATACTCTTTTCATGCATCTTTCTGCAGAGGAAAAAGCTAAAAAAATAGCTGAGGATGATAGATTCGGAAGAATGATTTGCAGATGTGAAATGATTACAGAGGGTGAGATAGTTGAAGCTATACATAGACCAGTTAAAGCCACTACTATGGATGCTGTAAAAAGAAGATGTAGACCTGGATCTGGTAGATGTCAAGGCGGATTCTGTGGTCCTAGAGTCCAAGAGATTATAGCTAGAGAATTAAATAAAGATATTAAAGATGTTATCTTAGATAAAGCTAATTCATACATTCTAACAGAGGAGTTGAAGAAATAA
- a CDS encoding bifunctional precorrin-2 dehydrogenase/sirohydrochlorin ferrochelatase, which produces MESRKSFFPLFIDLTNKECLVVGGGNIALRKVKSLVEYGARVIVVAPYILPEIVELDIEAEKRVFKVEDIKDKFLVVAATDDENLNEMIVDLCEDNNILVNNITSKVYMSARFTAHIDTNEYQIAVSAKGNPRESVKLKKELIEYLKNRVK; this is translated from the coding sequence ATGGAAAGTAGAAAGTCTTTTTTTCCTTTATTTATAGATTTAACAAATAAAGAGTGTTTAGTTGTAGGTGGAGGAAATATAGCTTTAAGAAAGGTTAAAAGTTTGGTAGAGTATGGTGCGAGAGTTATTGTTGTAGCTCCTTATATTCTGCCTGAAATTGTTGAACTGGATATTGAAGCAGAAAAAAGAGTTTTTAAAGTTGAAGATATAAAAGATAAGTTTTTAGTTGTAGCAGCAACAGATGATGAAAATCTAAATGAGATGATAGTAGACCTTTGTGAAGATAATAATATTTTAGTAAATAATATAACATCAAAGGTTTATATGTCAGCTAGATTTACAGCACATATAGATACAAATGAGTATCAAATTGCAGTTTCAGCAAAAGGAAATCCAAGAGAATCTGTAAAATTGAAAAAAGAGTTAATAGAGTATTTGAAAAATAGAGTGAAGTAA
- a CDS encoding DUF1667 domain-containing protein has product MKEMICILCPMGCHLNIDVENNYKVTGNSCPKGEVYGKEELIAPKRVVTSIVRVYGGIHHMVPVKTDKPIPKELVFDCMELLKDIKIESPKKVGTVVLENILGTGSNIVLTRDI; this is encoded by the coding sequence ATGAAAGAGATGATTTGTATTTTATGTCCTATGGGATGTCATTTAAATATAGATGTTGAAAATAACTACAAAGTTACTGGTAACTCTTGTCCTAAAGGAGAGGTTTATGGAAAAGAGGAGTTAATAGCTCCCAAAAGAGTTGTAACATCTATTGTCAGAGTTTATGGTGGAATCCACCATATGGTTCCTGTAAAAACGGATAAACCTATACCTAAAGAGTTGGTTTTTGATTGTATGGAACTCTTAAAAGATATAAAAATAGAGTCTCCTAAAAAGGTTGGAACTGTTGTTTTAGAAAATATCTTAGGAACTGGATCAAATATTGTTTTAACTAGAGATATATAG
- a CDS encoding tRNA1(Val) (adenine(37)-N6)-methyltransferase — protein sequence MNENEVINNLLNKNLKIIQRPDFFNFSLDSLLISNFISLTRGTKKILDLGTGNGAIPLFLSQRTDAKITGIEIQDVSADLALRNVELNNLSEQISIIHDNMKNWNRYLQHGSQDVVVTNPPFFKFHGNENQLNDLDQLTLARHEITIDLDGLIEVASKLLKDKGYFAMVHRPDRFLEIIDTMRKYGIAPKRVQFCHSKIDKPAKILLIEGIRNGKDALNILPPFISHDNDGKYSQDVLCLFEDFKK from the coding sequence ATTAATGAAAACGAAGTTATAAATAACTTATTAAATAAAAATTTAAAGATTATTCAAAGACCTGATTTTTTTAATTTTTCTTTGGATTCTCTACTGATATCAAACTTCATCTCTTTAACTAGAGGAACTAAGAAAATTTTGGATTTAGGAACTGGAAATGGAGCTATACCTCTATTTCTTTCACAAAGAACAGATGCTAAAATTACTGGAATTGAAATACAAGACGTTTCAGCTGATTTAGCTTTAAGAAATGTTGAGCTAAACAATTTGAGCGAACAAATCTCTATTATCCATGACAATATGAAAAATTGGAACAGATATTTACAGCATGGTTCTCAAGATGTTGTAGTTACAAATCCACCTTTTTTCAAATTTCATGGCAATGAAAACCAGTTGAATGATCTTGATCAACTCACTCTTGCTAGACATGAGATTACTATAGATTTAGATGGATTGATTGAAGTTGCATCAAAACTTTTAAAAGATAAGGGCTATTTTGCTATGGTTCATAGACCTGACCGTTTTTTAGAGATTATTGATACAATGAGAAAATATGGAATTGCACCTAAAAGAGTTCAATTCTGTCATTCAAAAATTGATAAACCAGCTAAAATACTTCTAATTGAAGGAATTAGAAATGGAAAAGATGCTCTTAACATTTTACCTCCATTCATCTCTCATGATAATGATGGTAAATACTCCCAAGATGTTCTTTGCCTATTTGAAGACTTTAAAAAATAA